The Metabacillus sediminilitoris genome window below encodes:
- the fabL gene encoding enoyl-[acyl-carrier-protein] reductase FabL — MSQQNKVALITGSSRGIGKAAAIRLAEKGYDIVVNYARSKSAALEVVEEIEKLGVKAVAIKANVGKPEKIKELFAQIDEQFGRLDVLVSNAASGVQKPAMELEESHWDWTMNINSKALLFCAQEAAKLMERNGGGFIVSTSSLGSIRYLENYTTVGVSKAALEALTRYLAVELSPKNIIVNAVSGGAVDTDALKHFPNRDELLEDARKNTPAGRMVEIEDMVNAIEFFVSEKASMVRGQTLIVDGGRSLLV, encoded by the coding sequence ATGAGCCAACAAAATAAGGTAGCACTCATTACAGGAAGTAGTCGTGGAATTGGAAAGGCCGCAGCGATTCGTTTAGCTGAGAAAGGCTATGATATCGTAGTCAATTATGCGCGCAGTAAATCGGCTGCATTAGAGGTAGTTGAAGAGATTGAGAAGCTTGGTGTTAAGGCTGTGGCGATTAAAGCAAATGTAGGGAAGCCGGAAAAAATTAAAGAGCTTTTTGCACAAATTGATGAACAGTTTGGAAGACTTGATGTTTTAGTTAGTAATGCTGCATCAGGTGTCCAAAAACCGGCAATGGAGCTTGAAGAAAGTCATTGGGACTGGACGATGAATATTAACAGCAAAGCCCTTCTTTTTTGTGCACAAGAAGCTGCAAAGCTTATGGAAAGAAACGGTGGAGGCTTTATCGTAAGTACAAGTTCACTTGGATCAATCCGTTATCTTGAAAATTACACAACTGTTGGAGTTTCGAAGGCAGCGCTTGAAGCGTTAACTAGATATTTAGCTGTTGAATTGTCACCGAAAAACATTATTGTTAATGCAGTATCAGGTGGAGCTGTTGATACAGATGCACTTAAGCATTTTCCTAATCGTGATGAACTATTGGAAGATGCAAGAAAAAATACACCAGCAGGAAGAATGGTTGAAATTGAAGACATGGTCAATGCCATTGAGTTCTTTGTTTCTGAAAAAGCATCGATGGTTAGAGGACAAACCCTTATTGTTGACGGGGGTCGCTCGTTGCTCGTGTAA
- a CDS encoding gamma-type small acid-soluble spore protein, which produces MANNNFQPGKSSAGTNIQQVRQQNAQSAQAGAGAAGAAGAGQFGTEFASETNAQEVRQQNQQAEAKKNQNS; this is translated from the coding sequence ATGGCAAACAACAACTTTCAACCAGGAAAATCATCAGCAGGTACTAACATCCAACAAGTAAGACAACAAAACGCTCAATCAGCACAAGCTGGTGCAGGAGCAGCAGGTGCTGCAGGTGCTGGTCAATTTGGCACTGAATTCGCTAGTGAAACAAATGCTCAAGAAGTAAGACAACAAAACCAACAAGCTGAAGCTAAAAAGAACCAAAATTCTTAA
- a CDS encoding YgaB family protein, giving the protein MNFEQLVGEQLKTMDKLLYLQSEIERCLDIKKQLIALQDEAKVLSVQEEIEQMKIELNRIQEVFEQQTEEVIRTYENQRFETVS; this is encoded by the coding sequence ATGAATTTTGAACAGCTTGTAGGTGAACAGCTAAAAACAATGGATAAGTTATTATATTTGCAATCAGAAATTGAAAGATGTCTGGATATTAAAAAACAATTAATTGCCCTACAGGATGAAGCAAAGGTACTTTCTGTTCAGGAGGAAATTGAGCAGATGAAAATAGAGTTAAACAGGATACAAGAAGTATTCGAGCAACAAACAGAAGAGGTTATTCGAACATATGAAAACCAACGTTTTGAAACTGTATCATGA